In Pseudomonas sp. P5_109, the genomic window ATGGTCAAGTTCCAGAATGTTGGAGCCCAAGTGATCGCTGAGGTTGTAGCGCCATTGATCATCATGCTCACCTTGGGGCCAGAACAGCACCCGCACCTTGCTGCGCCCCGCTTCGAAACTGATAACGTGGTGTTCTTCGCCACCGGCCTGGCGATGGACTTCCAGTCCCGGGAGGTAACGGATTTCGCTGCGCAGGATGCGGCCGCTGCTTTGGGCGAATCCCACTTTGCGCAAGCGGTGGCCGGGATGGGAGTAGCGATAGCATTCGTAATCATCGGGCTCGCTTTCGCGGTTGACCAACGTGACTTGGTGTAGTTGGTTGCGACTGTCCCAGGCCATGGCTTGCCCGCGTTGCAGTTCCTGTTGATTGCCAGCGGCGTCGAAACCCAAGGCGATTTCAGGCTCCCCCGGTAGCGAACCGTCGTCACGTTGCGCGAGGCTACGGTTGCTGCGTGCCGAGGTGAACATCAAAAAGCCCGGCGCATCGCTGTGCCGGCGAGTGATCAAATTCCCGCCTCGGTCATACTCGAAGCGTTGGGTGTAATTGCGCCGTTGATTGGGGTCCAGCGGTGTGGGCTGCAGCTCCGGCAACGTCGGACCGTGGCTCGGCTGACTGACCTCCCATCCTTTGGCTTCGACCAGTTGATACAGGCTGTCGTAGCGGTAACGGTTGATCGGCTCGATGCGCTGGTTGTTGAAATGGGTCACGGATTGGGACTGGTCTTGCAGCTCGACGATGTTGCCCCCCGCGTCGTAGACGTAGTTCAGATCCTGCAAGGGTTTCTGGTTACCGACCGCCGCCATCAGCCTGATCAGACGCCCGTCATCGGCAGCGTACGCGGCACGGGTCACTACACCATTGCCAGCGGTTTCACGTTCGACCTGATCCTGGGCGTTGTAATGGATGTCGCTAACCAGCCGTTGTGGCGGTTTTCCAGAGGCAGTCAGTTGCAGCCAGGCCTCACTCAATTTGCCCGCTACGTCATAGCCAAAGGTACGAACGTTGCCCATTGCATCGGTTTGTCGCTGAAGCTCTGCGCCGGGATTGAAGGTGTGGAGGGTGATGAACGATTGAGCTTCCAGCCACGTCTCGCGTTCATCGAGGTCCAAGGGCCAATCAGGTGTTTCGAGATCAGCGAGAAAGCGTTGCTCTTCAACCAGCACTGCACCCAAAAGACCGTAGTCAATAGTGCATTGAGTGCCTGCCGGGTGGTCATGGCGGATCAACTGCCCGCACTGGTTGTGCCCGGCGAACGCAGGACCGGAGTCACCGTAGGTCAAGCGCTCCAACACGCGTGGCCGTTCTCCCACAGCCTGTTCGGTGACGGTGATCGGCCGCTGTTGTTCGTCGAAACCGGTGTGGCGTTGACTCCCGCGTGCATCCCAGAACGCACCAGGCAAACCCGCCTGATCCGCCAAGCTCAACTGCCACCCGGCATCGACGCTGTCCGTCAGCAACGGTTGACCACTCAAGCCGTATACCGTGGTCAGGTTCGGCTTTGGCGCCGTGCCCCACAACCGTGGATCCCAGGATTCAACCAACCGCCCCGCCGCGTCGAAGCGTTGCCGGGTGATGCGTGGGTCAATCTCCGGGCTGTCGGGATGGCGGTAATAGCCGACGCCACGAATCGCCAGGGCGCGCGGATCGATGACCGACAGCGTCGGTGTCGCGGCGTGGTGGTGAGCGTTCACGGCATTGACGGCCTTTCACTTTGATCAACGAAGACTGAGCCTTTTTTCACCGCCCCGAAACTGTAAGAAGTTACAGGTCGATGTCCGTGAAATGGCCATCGTCGGAACGCCGCCCGGAGCAGGCTCGCTCCCACAATGGATCGCGCCGAATGGATATCAGTGGTTTGTCAGCCAGATCATGGTGACGATGATTCAGTTGGGTGGGATCGGTTGGCGCGGGGGTTGAACAAACGCTGACGAGCTGAAGGTCACCGTACTTTTGTGGCGAGGGGGCTTGCCCCCGTTGGGGCGCGAAGCGGCCCTAAAATCATTCAATGAGGTGTGTCAGAAAAAACGAGGTTGCTGGTTTTACGACTGCTGCGCAGTCGAACGGGGGCAAGCCCCCTCGCCACAAAAGCTCCCTCGCCACAGGTGATCACCACACCTGGCAGGGAAGTTTTCGTACAGGAAAATCAGCGGCTTTGCAGGCCTGCTCCCTTTCTTTTGCAGGACATTTCCTAGATCATTTCGCTCGCTTGCGCCTG contains:
- a CDS encoding RHS repeat-associated core domain-containing protein encodes the protein MNAHHHAATPTLSVIDPRALAIRGVGYYRHPDSPEIDPRITRQRFDAAGRLVESWDPRLWGTAPKPNLTTVYGLSGQPLLTDSVDAGWQLSLADQAGLPGAFWDARGSQRHTGFDEQQRPITVTEQAVGERPRVLERLTYGDSGPAFAGHNQCGQLIRHDHPAGTQCTIDYGLLGAVLVEEQRFLADLETPDWPLDLDERETWLEAQSFITLHTFNPGAELQRQTDAMGNVRTFGYDVAGKLSEAWLQLTASGKPPQRLVSDIHYNAQDQVERETAGNGVVTRAAYAADDGRLIRLMAAVGNQKPLQDLNYVYDAGGNIVELQDQSQSVTHFNNQRIEPINRYRYDSLYQLVEAKGWEVSQPSHGPTLPELQPTPLDPNQRRNYTQRFEYDRGGNLITRRHSDAPGFLMFTSARSNRSLAQRDDGSLPGEPEIALGFDAAGNQQELQRGQAMAWDSRNQLHQVTLVNRESEPDDYECYRYSHPGHRLRKVGFAQSSGRILRSEIRYLPGLEVHRQAGGEEHHVISFEAGRSKVRVLFWPQGEHDDQWRYNLSDHLGSNILELDHEAGVLTQEYYYPFGGTACWAGSSVLVAKYKTIRYSGKERDATGLYYYGFRYYAPWMQRWISPDPVEDGLNVFQMVANNPLNLIDRNGLTGETAKRKWRAAYDRVLATNVGVRVRTVTSGVIAVDVVGGNDLFERLGIGLERAVDDVRKLSYLSIDSSLQGKIAGGDRLFYLYRESGAAIKEEARLESAGTLAYINGGFFNMGGGFIKNAPDYASIGRNLIDGEQKESVLEPLRYSDDYTKVSMHDGSWIRSGPLLAVGETATFSQGRLKNPLYQFSSGSNKPGWFGHASEPNSRSGISMGGDENPESRTRLAMGGTWGRDATSPGYTMPEWALVMTRLNSLNRASFSTQAVNLDGGNSSALGVISSSGESLMTRSQTDGLDKSVGNFIVFYRKSTGSI